One window from the genome of Aeromonas sp. FDAARGOS 1405 encodes:
- the nrdB gene encoding class Ia ribonucleoside-diphosphate reductase subunit beta: MAYSTFCQTQNDQLKEPMFFGQSVNVARYDQQKHEVFERLIEKQLSFFWRPEEVDVSRDRIDYQALPPHEQHIFISNLKYQTLLDSIQGRSPNVALLPLVSIPELETWIETWAFSETIHSRSYTHIIRNIVNTPAQVFDDIVTNEQILKRAGSISHFYDDLIEATALYNLHGEGTHTVAGREVTITLRDLKKKLYLCLMSVNALEAIRFYVSFACSFAFAERELMEGNAKIIKMIARDEALHLTGTQHMLNLMRSGQDDPEMAEIALECEQACFDLFKEAAIQEKEWAEYLFQDGSMIGLNKDILCQYVEYITNLRMSAVGLQPAFAGTKQNPIPWINTWLSSDNVQVAPQEVEVSSYLVGQIDSEVNADDLGDFEL; encoded by the coding sequence ATGGCCTATTCAACTTTCTGCCAAACCCAAAACGACCAGCTCAAAGAGCCGATGTTTTTTGGCCAATCGGTCAACGTAGCCCGTTATGACCAGCAAAAGCACGAAGTGTTCGAGCGGCTGATCGAAAAGCAACTATCCTTCTTCTGGCGCCCGGAAGAGGTGGATGTCTCCCGTGATCGCATCGACTACCAGGCCCTGCCGCCCCACGAGCAGCACATCTTCATCTCCAACCTGAAGTACCAGACCCTGCTTGACTCCATTCAGGGTCGCAGCCCCAACGTGGCGCTGCTGCCGCTGGTCTCCATTCCGGAGCTGGAAACCTGGATCGAGACCTGGGCTTTCTCCGAGACCATCCACTCTCGCTCCTACACCCACATCATCCGCAATATCGTCAACACCCCCGCCCAGGTGTTTGACGACATCGTGACCAACGAGCAGATTTTGAAGCGCGCCGGCTCCATCAGCCACTTCTACGACGATCTGATCGAAGCGACCGCCCTCTACAACCTGCATGGTGAAGGAACCCACACCGTTGCTGGCCGCGAGGTGACCATCACCTTACGCGATCTCAAGAAGAAGCTCTATCTCTGCCTGATGAGCGTCAACGCGCTGGAGGCAATCCGCTTCTATGTCAGCTTTGCCTGCTCCTTTGCCTTCGCCGAGCGCGAACTGATGGAAGGCAACGCCAAGATCATCAAGATGATCGCCCGCGACGAAGCGCTGCACCTCACCGGCACCCAGCACATGCTGAATCTGATGCGCAGCGGTCAGGACGACCCGGAGATGGCCGAGATCGCGCTGGAGTGCGAGCAAGCCTGTTTCGACCTGTTCAAAGAGGCCGCCATTCAGGAGAAAGAGTGGGCCGAGTACCTGTTCCAGGACGGCTCCATGATCGGCCTGAACAAGGACATCCTCTGCCAGTACGTGGAGTACATCACAAACCTGCGCATGAGCGCAGTCGGCCTGCAGCCAGCCTTTGCCGGCACCAAGCAAAACCCGATCCCATGGATCAACACGTGGCTGTCATCCGACAACGTGCAGGTCGCCCCGCAAGAGGTAGAGGTCAGCTCCTATCTGGTTGGTCAGATCGACAGCGAAGTCAATGCCGACGACCTAGGTGATTTCGAGCTGTGA
- a CDS encoding HAD family hydrolase yields MSASHPLPLHGVLFDLDGTLLDTAPDLGAAVNHVLISEGFAPLSDDIIRQTTSHGALGLLKAGLGDELLEELGATRLRNALLDYYAANLCVGTRPYEGMVDLIEWLDEKQLPWGIVTNKPGFLTEPLLAALPQLASCGVTVSADTLPVRKPDPAPMFFACEKLGVEAAHCLYVGDHVRDIEAGRNAGMRTAVAGWGYLNDEEDPAQWGADLQFDTLQALHHWLRYELTAKV; encoded by the coding sequence ATGAGCGCCTCTCACCCTCTGCCCCTGCACGGTGTGCTGTTCGATCTGGACGGCACCCTGCTCGACACGGCCCCGGATCTGGGGGCCGCCGTCAACCACGTGCTGATCAGCGAAGGCTTTGCGCCGCTCTCTGACGATATTATTCGTCAGACCACCTCCCACGGGGCGCTCGGGCTGCTGAAAGCGGGCCTCGGCGACGAACTGCTTGAAGAGCTGGGGGCCACCCGCCTGCGCAATGCCCTGCTCGACTACTACGCGGCCAATCTCTGCGTCGGTACCCGTCCCTATGAGGGAATGGTGGATCTTATCGAGTGGCTCGACGAGAAACAGCTCCCCTGGGGCATCGTCACCAACAAGCCGGGCTTTCTCACCGAGCCACTGCTGGCAGCCCTGCCACAGCTTGCCAGCTGCGGCGTCACCGTCAGTGCCGATACCCTGCCAGTACGCAAGCCCGACCCCGCTCCCATGTTCTTTGCCTGTGAGAAGCTGGGGGTCGAGGCGGCTCACTGCCTCTATGTGGGGGATCATGTGCGGGATATCGAAGCGGGCCGCAATGCTGGGATGCGCACCGCCGTCGCTGGTTGGGGGTATCTCAATGATGAGGAAGACCCCGCCCAGTGGGGCGCTGATCTGCAGTTTGATACCTTGCAAGCCCTGCACCACTGGCTGCGCTATGAGTTGACGGCCAAGGTGTAA
- the nrdA gene encoding class 1a ribonucleoside-diphosphate reductase subunit alpha, whose product MNLFVTKRNGHKEPIDLDKIHRVLDWAAEGLDNVSVSQVELKSHIQFYDGIRTADIHETIIKATADLISEQTPDYQYMAARLAIFHLRKKAYGQFEPPHLYQHVARLVDMGKYDKHLLEDYSQAEFEELNTHLDHWRDMDFSYAAVKQLEGKYLVQNRVTGEIYESPQFLYMLVAACLFSKYPKDTRLDYIKRFYDAVSTFKISLPTPIMSGVRTPTRQFSSCVLIECDDSLDSINATASSIVRYVSQRAGIGINAGRIRGLGSPIRGGEAFHTGCIPFYKYFQTAVKCCSQGGVRGGAATLFYPLWHTEVESLLVLKNNRGVEENRVRHMDYGVQINKLMYQRLIKGGDITLFSPSDAPGLYDAFFADQDKFEELYVKYEQDPAIRKKTLKAVDLFSLMMQERAGTGRIYIQNVDHCNTHSPFDPSVAPVRQSNLCLEIALPTKPLNNIDDESGEIALCTLSAFNLGAIEKLEDLEEMADLAVRALDALLDYQDYPIAAAKKGSMGRRTLGIGVINYAYYLAKNGARYSDGSGLALTHRTFEAIQYYLLKASVQLAREFGPCPLFGETTYAQGILPIDTYKKDLDALCNEPLHLDWESLREEIKSVGLRNSTLTALMPSETSSQISNATNGIEPPRGLVSVKASKDGILKQVVPEYDRLKDQYELLWKQPSVDGYLQLVGIMQKFVDQAISANTNYDPARFEGNKVPMKQLLKDLLTAYKYGLKTLYYHNTRDGADDTQTDLQDDGCAGGACKI is encoded by the coding sequence ATGAACTTGTTTGTGACGAAGCGTAACGGACACAAAGAACCCATCGATCTGGATAAAATTCACCGCGTGCTGGACTGGGCCGCCGAAGGGCTCGACAACGTGTCGGTCTCCCAGGTAGAGCTCAAATCCCACATCCAGTTCTATGACGGTATCCGTACCGCCGACATTCACGAAACCATCATCAAGGCGACGGCTGACCTCATCTCCGAGCAGACCCCGGACTACCAGTACATGGCAGCCCGTCTGGCCATCTTCCACCTGCGCAAGAAGGCCTACGGCCAGTTCGAACCGCCCCACCTCTACCAGCACGTGGCTCGTCTGGTGGACATGGGCAAGTACGACAAGCACCTGCTGGAAGACTACAGCCAGGCCGAATTCGAAGAGCTGAACACCCATCTGGATCACTGGCGCGACATGGATTTCTCCTACGCGGCAGTCAAACAGCTGGAAGGCAAATATCTGGTCCAGAACCGCGTTACCGGCGAGATCTACGAGAGCCCGCAGTTCCTCTATATGCTGGTTGCGGCCTGCCTCTTCTCCAAGTACCCGAAAGATACTCGTCTGGACTACATCAAGCGCTTCTATGATGCAGTCTCGACCTTCAAGATCTCCCTGCCAACCCCGATCATGAGCGGCGTGCGCACCCCGACCCGCCAGTTCAGCTCCTGCGTGCTGATCGAGTGCGATGACAGCCTGGATTCCATCAACGCTACCGCCAGCTCCATTGTGCGTTATGTCTCCCAGCGCGCCGGTATCGGTATCAACGCCGGTCGCATCCGCGGTCTGGGCAGCCCCATCCGTGGTGGCGAGGCGTTCCACACCGGTTGCATCCCCTTCTACAAATACTTCCAGACTGCCGTGAAGTGCTGCTCCCAAGGCGGCGTGCGAGGCGGTGCGGCTACCCTGTTCTACCCGCTGTGGCACACCGAAGTGGAAAGCCTACTGGTGCTGAAGAACAACCGCGGCGTGGAAGAGAACCGTGTTCGTCACATGGACTACGGCGTGCAGATCAACAAGCTGATGTACCAGCGCCTCATCAAGGGCGGTGACATCACCCTGTTCTCCCCGTCCGATGCGCCGGGTCTGTACGATGCCTTCTTTGCCGATCAGGACAAGTTCGAAGAGCTCTACGTCAAGTACGAGCAGGATCCGGCCATTCGCAAGAAGACTCTGAAAGCGGTAGACCTCTTCTCCCTGATGATGCAGGAGCGTGCCGGTACCGGTCGCATCTACATCCAGAACGTGGATCATTGCAACACCCACAGCCCGTTCGACCCGAGTGTGGCGCCGGTACGCCAGTCCAACCTCTGCCTCGAGATTGCGCTGCCGACCAAGCCGCTCAACAACATCGACGACGAGAGTGGCGAAATCGCCCTGTGCACCCTCTCCGCCTTCAACCTCGGTGCCATCGAGAAGCTGGAAGATCTGGAAGAGATGGCCGATCTGGCCGTGCGTGCCCTCGACGCCCTGCTCGACTATCAGGATTACCCGATTGCCGCCGCCAAGAAGGGCAGCATGGGTCGTCGTACCCTGGGGATCGGCGTCATCAACTACGCCTACTACCTGGCCAAAAACGGTGCCCGTTACTCCGACGGCTCCGGTCTGGCCCTGACTCACCGCACCTTTGAGGCCATTCAGTACTATCTGCTGAAAGCCTCCGTGCAGCTGGCCCGCGAGTTCGGCCCCTGCCCGCTGTTTGGCGAGACCACCTATGCTCAGGGCATCCTGCCCATCGACACCTACAAGAAGGATCTGGATGCGCTGTGCAACGAGCCGCTGCATCTGGATTGGGAAAGCCTGCGCGAAGAGATCAAGTCCGTGGGCTTACGCAACTCAACCCTGACCGCCCTGATGCCGAGCGAGACCTCCAGCCAGATCTCCAACGCCACCAACGGCATCGAGCCGCCGCGCGGTCTGGTTTCGGTCAAGGCGTCCAAAGACGGCATTCTCAAACAGGTGGTGCCCGAGTATGATCGCCTGAAAGATCAATACGAACTGCTCTGGAAGCAACCGAGCGTTGACGGCTACCTGCAGCTGGTCGGTATCATGCAGAAGTTTGTGGATCAGGCGATCTCCGCCAACACCAACTACGATCCGGCCCGTTTCGAAGGCAACAAGGTGCCGATGAAGCAGCTGTTGAAGGACTTGCTGACCGCCTACAAATACGGCCTCAAGACCCTCTACTATCACAACACCCGTGATGGTGCAGACGACACCCAGACCGACCTGCAAGATGACGGTTGTGCTGGCGGGGCTTGCAAAATCTAA
- a CDS encoding alpha-amylase family protein produces the protein MKHTAGIWAIAGMLIAPLAHADVILHAFNWKYSEVTAKADLIKSAGYKQVLISPPLKSSGNEWWARYQPQDLRLVDSPLGNKQDLEQLIAAMKARGIAVYADVVLNHMANESWKRSDLNYPGNELLQSYASNPAYFERQKLFGDLGQNFLSGQDFHPEGCISDWSDPGHVQYWRLCGGAGDKGLPDLDPNNWVVSQQQAYLKALKGMGIKGFRVDAVKHMSDYQINAVFTPEIKQGMHVFGEVITTGGAGSTDYERFLKPYLDSSGQGAYDFPLFASLRGAFSYGGSMNLLADPGAYGQALPGSRAVTFAVTHDIPTNDGFRYQILSQTDEKLAYAYLLGRDGGSPLVYSDHGETQAKDGLRWQDYYQRADLKEMIRFHNTVQGQPMQLIGSGDCFVLFKRGKQGLVGINKCDYEQEYWLDTAKFEMNWYRNYRDVLDQNAVVNVQSQWVRLAIPARSARMWLQE, from the coding sequence ATGAAACACACAGCGGGAATATGGGCGATCGCAGGCATGCTGATCGCCCCCTTGGCGCACGCCGACGTCATACTGCACGCCTTCAACTGGAAGTACAGTGAAGTGACCGCCAAAGCCGATCTTATCAAGTCAGCCGGTTACAAACAGGTACTCATCTCACCACCTCTCAAGTCATCAGGCAACGAGTGGTGGGCTCGTTACCAGCCGCAGGATCTGCGTCTTGTCGACTCCCCTCTTGGCAACAAGCAGGATCTCGAGCAGCTGATCGCCGCCATGAAGGCGCGAGGTATCGCCGTCTATGCCGATGTGGTGCTCAACCACATGGCCAACGAAAGCTGGAAACGCAGCGATCTCAACTATCCCGGCAACGAGCTGCTGCAAAGCTACGCCAGCAACCCGGCCTATTTCGAGCGCCAGAAACTGTTTGGCGATCTCGGGCAAAACTTCCTCTCCGGTCAGGATTTTCATCCCGAAGGGTGCATTAGCGACTGGAGCGATCCGGGTCATGTCCAGTATTGGCGACTCTGTGGTGGTGCCGGTGACAAGGGGCTGCCGGATCTGGATCCCAACAACTGGGTAGTGAGCCAGCAACAGGCCTATCTCAAGGCGCTTAAGGGGATGGGGATCAAGGGTTTTCGGGTCGATGCGGTCAAACACATGAGCGATTACCAGATCAATGCCGTGTTCACCCCCGAGATCAAACAGGGGATGCATGTCTTTGGCGAGGTGATCACCACAGGGGGCGCAGGCAGCACCGATTACGAGCGCTTCCTCAAACCCTACCTCGACAGCAGCGGCCAGGGAGCCTATGACTTTCCGCTGTTTGCCTCCCTGCGCGGTGCCTTCAGTTACGGTGGCAGCATGAACCTGCTGGCGGATCCGGGCGCCTATGGTCAGGCGCTACCGGGCAGTCGTGCCGTCACCTTTGCCGTGACCCACGACATCCCCACCAACGACGGCTTCCGCTATCAGATCCTGAGCCAGACTGACGAGAAGCTGGCCTATGCCTACCTGCTCGGCCGCGATGGTGGCTCGCCACTGGTCTATTCGGATCACGGCGAAACCCAGGCCAAGGATGGACTGCGCTGGCAGGATTACTACCAGCGCGCCGATCTCAAGGAGATGATCCGCTTCCACAATACGGTGCAGGGTCAACCCATGCAGCTGATCGGCAGCGGTGACTGCTTCGTGCTGTTCAAACGGGGCAAACAGGGGCTGGTCGGCATAAACAAGTGCGACTATGAGCAGGAGTATTGGCTCGATACCGCCAAGTTCGAGATGAACTGGTATCGCAACTACCGGGATGTGCTCGATCAGAATGCGGTAGTCAATGTGCAGAGTCAGTGGGTACGGCTGGCGATCCCTGCTCGCAGCGCCAGAATGTGGCTGCAGGAGTAA
- a CDS encoding PA0069 family radical SAM protein: protein MAGRGSPNNIDHRFSGPLVEAVDDGWQSSDWDAAFTPSVPGTEVREIDARSIISYNNSPDVPFGRSINPYQGCEHGCIYCYARPSHAYLELSPGLDFESKLFAKRNAADLLRREFAKPVYLPQTIFIGANTDPYQPIEQRYRLTRQLLEVMLAHRHPVGLITKSAMILRDLDLLTELAREGLCQVMVSVTTLNETLRRQLEPRASTGTGRLKVIEKLANAGVQVGVLAAPMIPRLNEPELEQIIKSAAEAGASCADYILLRLPHELAPLFGDWLDTHYPGQKEAILNQLRASRGGGLNSTAFGTRMRGEGHFADLLAQRFRLISKRLDLGKRHIQLRLDGFIRPGEQLSLF from the coding sequence ATGGCAGGACGAGGCAGCCCCAACAATATCGATCACCGTTTTAGCGGTCCCCTTGTCGAAGCGGTCGATGACGGCTGGCAATCGTCCGATTGGGATGCCGCCTTCACCCCCTCTGTGCCTGGCACCGAGGTGCGGGAGATCGATGCACGCAGCATTATCAGCTACAACAACTCGCCGGATGTGCCTTTTGGTCGCTCCATCAACCCCTATCAGGGGTGCGAACACGGCTGCATCTACTGCTATGCCAGACCCAGCCACGCCTATCTGGAGCTCTCCCCTGGCCTTGATTTCGAGAGCAAGCTGTTTGCCAAACGCAATGCAGCCGACCTGCTGCGCCGGGAGTTTGCCAAACCTGTCTATCTGCCACAGACCATCTTCATTGGCGCCAATACCGACCCCTATCAACCCATCGAGCAGCGCTATCGCCTCACCCGGCAGTTGCTGGAAGTGATGCTGGCCCACCGCCACCCGGTCGGGCTCATTACCAAGAGCGCCATGATCTTGCGCGACCTCGATCTGTTGACCGAGCTGGCCAGAGAGGGACTGTGTCAGGTGATGGTATCGGTGACGACCTTGAACGAAACCCTGCGACGACAGCTGGAGCCCCGCGCCAGCACGGGCACCGGCCGCTTGAAAGTGATCGAGAAGCTGGCCAACGCTGGCGTGCAGGTGGGGGTTCTGGCCGCCCCCATGATCCCGCGGCTCAATGAACCTGAGCTGGAGCAGATCATCAAATCGGCCGCCGAGGCTGGCGCCAGCTGCGCCGATTACATCCTGCTACGGCTACCCCACGAGCTGGCGCCGCTATTTGGTGACTGGCTCGATACCCACTATCCGGGCCAGAAGGAGGCTATTTTGAATCAGTTGCGAGCCAGCCGCGGTGGCGGGCTCAACAGTACCGCCTTCGGCACCCGCATGCGTGGTGAGGGGCACTTTGCCGATCTGCTGGCCCAGCGCTTTCGCCTCATCAGCAAGCGCCTCGATCTGGGCAAACGCCATATTCAGCTCAGGCTGGATGGGTTTATCCGCCCCGGGGAGCAGCTGTCGCTCTTCTAA
- the ubiG gene encoding bifunctional 2-polyprenyl-6-hydroxyphenol methylase/3-demethylubiquinol 3-O-methyltransferase UbiG — protein MNSDANVDLTEIAKFEAIASRWWDMEGEFKPLHQINPVRLDWITDKSGGLFGKRILDIGCGGGILSESMARRGAKVTGIDMGKEPLGVARLHALEQGVELEYRQITAEAHAAEVPGQYDVVTCMEMLEHVPDPASVLRAIATLVRPGGRVFVSTINRNPKSYLMMIIGAEYLMKMVPKGTHDHKKFITPAELCRMGEAAGLLVRDMSGVHYAPLSNSFKLGKNVDVNYMVEFVRPEQG, from the coding sequence ATGAACAGTGATGCCAATGTCGATCTGACAGAAATCGCCAAGTTTGAAGCCATCGCCTCCCGCTGGTGGGACATGGAAGGTGAATTCAAACCCCTGCATCAAATCAATCCGGTACGCCTTGACTGGATCACCGACAAAAGTGGCGGTCTGTTTGGCAAGCGCATTCTCGATATCGGATGTGGTGGCGGTATTCTCTCCGAGAGCATGGCCCGCCGTGGTGCCAAGGTCACCGGCATCGACATGGGCAAGGAACCTCTCGGCGTCGCCCGCCTGCACGCCTTGGAGCAGGGTGTTGAGCTCGAATATCGCCAGATCACCGCCGAAGCCCATGCCGCCGAAGTACCGGGCCAGTATGACGTGGTCACCTGCATGGAGATGCTGGAGCATGTGCCGGACCCCGCCTCCGTGTTGCGCGCCATCGCGACTCTGGTACGCCCGGGCGGCCGAGTGTTCGTCTCCACCATCAACCGCAACCCCAAATCCTATCTGATGATGATCATCGGGGCCGAATACCTGATGAAGATGGTGCCCAAGGGTACCCACGATCACAAAAAATTCATCACCCCGGCCGAACTGTGTCGCATGGGTGAAGCAGCTGGCCTGCTGGTGCGGGATATGAGCGGTGTGCACTATGCACCGCTCTCCAACAGTTTCAAGCTCGGCAAAAATGTCGACGTCAACTATATGGTGGAGTTTGTCCGCCCGGAGCAAGGTTGA
- the gyrA gene encoding DNA topoisomerase (ATP-hydrolyzing) subunit A, translated as MSDLAREITPVNIEEELKSSYLDYAMSVIVGRALPDVRDGLKPVHRRVLFAMNELGNDWNKPYKKSARVVGDVIGKYHPHGDSAVYDTIVRMAQDFSMRYMLVDGQGNFGSVDGDSAAAMRYTEVRMARISHELLADLDKETVDWVPNYDGTEMIPAVMPTKVPNLLVNGSSGIAVGMATNIPPHNLTEIVNGCLALIENGDLTIDELMTYITGPDFPTGGIINGRSGIVQAYRTGRGSIYVRAKAEVEVDEKTSRETIIVHEIPYQVNKARLIEKIAELVKEKKIEGISALRDESDKDGMRIVIEIKRGESGEIVLNNLYKHTQMQTTFGINMVALDNNQPKVMNLKEILDAFLLHRREVVTRRTVFELRKARDRAHILEGLAVALANIDPIIELIRHSATPADAKAGLVAKGWELGNVAAMLEKAGDDAARPEWLEPEFGIREGQYFLTEQQAQAILDLRLHKLTGLEHEKILEEYQSLLDLIAELLHILASPARLMEVIRDELLSVREQYGDERRTEISMSSAEINIEDLITPEDVVVTLSHQGYVKYQPLSDYEAQRRGGRGKSATRIKEEDFVERLLVANTHDTILCFSTRGKVYWLKVYQLPEASRGARGRPIINLLPLEEGERITAILPVKEYDAEKYVFFATANGTVKKTSLSDFSRPLSSGIRAINLKEGDELIGVDITDGSNEIMLFSDAGKVVRFAEGSGRADADANDEVETDDDAGNDDDGSDNGEGTESKGTFKGVRPMGRTAAGVRGIKLAAGDKVVSLIVPRGEGAILTATENGYGKRTALDEYPTKSRGTQGVISIKVDDRNGKVIDAIQVEETDQIMLITNGGTLVRTRVAEVSIIGRNTGGVRLIRTGEDETVVGLQRIAESDEDENDAVVAEGEVSEGTDTAADAAGSVDGEPGDE; from the coding sequence ATGAGCGATCTGGCCAGAGAGATCACGCCGGTCAACATCGAAGAAGAGCTCAAGAGTTCCTATCTTGATTACGCCATGAGCGTGATCGTAGGACGAGCTCTGCCGGATGTGCGTGATGGCTTGAAACCGGTTCACCGCCGCGTTCTGTTTGCTATGAACGAGTTGGGGAACGACTGGAACAAGCCCTATAAAAAATCGGCCCGTGTGGTCGGTGACGTAATCGGTAAATATCACCCGCACGGCGATAGCGCTGTGTATGACACCATTGTCCGGATGGCGCAGGATTTCTCCATGCGTTACATGCTGGTCGATGGTCAGGGCAACTTCGGTTCAGTCGACGGCGACAGCGCCGCGGCGATGCGTTATACCGAAGTGCGGATGGCCCGCATCTCCCACGAGCTGCTGGCTGATCTGGACAAAGAGACCGTGGACTGGGTGCCGAACTATGACGGCACCGAGATGATCCCGGCTGTCATGCCTACCAAGGTTCCCAACCTGCTGGTCAACGGCTCCTCCGGTATCGCGGTGGGCATGGCGACCAACATTCCGCCTCACAACCTTACCGAGATTGTCAATGGCTGCCTGGCGCTGATCGAAAACGGCGACCTCACCATTGACGAGCTGATGACCTACATCACCGGCCCGGATTTCCCCACCGGCGGCATTATCAACGGGCGTTCCGGCATCGTGCAGGCGTACCGTACCGGTCGTGGCTCCATCTATGTGCGGGCCAAAGCTGAAGTGGAAGTGGACGAGAAGACCAGTCGCGAGACCATCATCGTTCACGAGATCCCCTATCAGGTGAACAAGGCTCGACTGATCGAGAAGATCGCCGAGCTGGTCAAAGAGAAGAAGATCGAGGGCATCAGTGCCCTGCGCGATGAGTCTGACAAAGACGGCATGCGCATCGTTATCGAGATCAAGCGCGGTGAGTCTGGCGAGATTGTGCTGAACAATCTCTACAAGCACACCCAGATGCAGACCACGTTCGGCATCAACATGGTGGCGCTCGATAACAACCAGCCCAAGGTGATGAACCTTAAAGAGATCCTGGATGCGTTCCTGCTGCACCGCCGTGAAGTGGTGACTCGCCGGACCGTGTTCGAACTGCGCAAGGCGCGGGATCGGGCCCATATCCTTGAAGGTCTGGCGGTTGCGCTGGCCAACATTGATCCCATCATCGAGCTGATCCGCCACAGCGCGACCCCGGCCGACGCGAAAGCGGGCCTGGTTGCCAAGGGCTGGGAACTCGGCAACGTGGCCGCCATGCTGGAAAAAGCGGGCGACGACGCGGCACGGCCAGAGTGGCTGGAGCCGGAGTTCGGTATCCGTGAAGGTCAATACTTCCTGACCGAACAGCAAGCCCAGGCCATCCTTGACCTGCGTCTGCACAAGCTGACTGGCCTCGAGCACGAGAAGATCCTGGAAGAGTACCAGTCTCTGCTGGATCTGATTGCCGAGTTGCTGCACATCCTGGCGAGTCCGGCTCGTCTGATGGAAGTGATCCGCGATGAACTGCTGTCCGTGCGTGAGCAGTATGGCGACGAGCGTCGCACCGAGATCAGCATGTCTAGTGCCGAGATCAACATCGAAGATCTGATCACCCCGGAAGACGTGGTGGTTACCCTGTCTCACCAGGGCTATGTGAAGTATCAGCCGCTCTCCGACTACGAGGCCCAGCGCCGCGGCGGTCGTGGCAAGTCGGCCACCCGGATCAAGGAAGAGGACTTCGTCGAGCGTCTGCTGGTGGCCAACACCCACGACACCATTCTGTGCTTCTCTACCCGCGGCAAGGTCTACTGGCTCAAGGTTTATCAGCTGCCGGAAGCGTCCCGTGGCGCCCGTGGTCGTCCCATCATCAACTTGCTGCCGCTGGAAGAGGGTGAGCGCATCACCGCCATTCTGCCGGTCAAGGAATATGATGCCGAGAAGTATGTATTCTTCGCGACCGCCAACGGTACCGTGAAGAAGACCAGTCTCTCCGACTTCAGCCGTCCGCTCTCCTCCGGTATCCGTGCCATCAACCTCAAAGAGGGCGATGAGCTGATCGGGGTGGATATCACCGATGGCAGTAACGAGATCATGCTCTTCTCCGATGCGGGCAAGGTTGTTCGCTTCGCTGAAGGCAGTGGTCGCGCCGATGCGGATGCCAATGATGAGGTCGAAACCGACGACGATGCCGGCAACGATGATGATGGCAGCGACAACGGCGAAGGCACTGAAAGCAAGGGTACCTTCAAGGGCGTGCGTCCGATGGGCCGTACCGCCGCCGGTGTCCGTGGTATCAAGCTGGCTGCTGGCGACAAGGTGGTTTCCCTTATCGTTCCGCGCGGCGAAGGTGCCATCCTCACCGCTACCGAGAACGGTTACGGCAAGCGTACCGCACTCGACGAGTACCCGACCAAGAGCCGTGGTACCCAGGGCGTTATCTCCATCAAGGTGGACGATCGCAACGGCAAGGTCATCGATGCCATCCAGGTTGAAGAGACCGATCAGATCATGCTGATCACCAACGGCGGCACTCTGGTGCGTACCCGTGTGGCCGAGGTGAGCATTATCGGTCGCAACACCGGTGGTGTGCGTCTGATCCGTACCGGCGAAGACGAAACCGTCGTCGGTTTGCAGCGCATCGCCGAAAGCGATGAAGACGAGAACGATGCAGTGGTTGCTGAGGGTGAGGTGTCCGAAGGCACTGATACCGCAGCAGACGCCGCCGGTTCCGTTGATGGCGAGCCGGGCGACGAGTAA
- a CDS encoding tetratricopeptide repeat protein, which produces MRPTPSRWLFIGLLALVIWRLLPLSTEQEMAAANRAWRTGHFDEATRIWSPLAAQGQPRAQALMGWSHEVGQGSEQDIHQAISFYLQSAQAGDAFGQYRLAELYLRGVGVKRDLRQAFHWMDQAARNGDVPAMLKVGVLHLMGVSGRVDLPQAKQWLYQAAQKGNKLALQVLQELALAEEGSSDFDFNWQSLLGE; this is translated from the coding sequence ATGAGACCCACCCCTTCCCGCTGGCTGTTTATCGGTCTGCTTGCCCTTGTTATCTGGCGTCTGCTTCCACTCTCTACCGAGCAGGAGATGGCTGCTGCCAACCGTGCTTGGCGTACCGGTCACTTCGATGAGGCGACCCGGATCTGGTCGCCACTGGCGGCGCAAGGGCAACCTAGGGCGCAAGCCTTGATGGGCTGGAGCCATGAGGTGGGGCAGGGGAGCGAGCAGGATATCCATCAGGCCATCAGCTTCTATCTCCAGTCGGCGCAGGCAGGGGATGCCTTCGGCCAATATCGGCTGGCAGAACTCTATCTGCGCGGTGTTGGGGTCAAGCGAGATCTGCGCCAAGCCTTTCACTGGATGGATCAGGCTGCCCGTAATGGTGACGTCCCGGCCATGCTGAAAGTCGGCGTCCTTCATCTGATGGGGGTCAGCGGCAGGGTCGATTTGCCACAGGCGAAACAGTGGCTCTATCAGGCGGCACAAAAGGGCAACAAGCTGGCGCTTCAGGTGCTGCAAGAGCTGGCGCTGGCAGAGGAGGGGAGCAGTGACTTTGACTTCAACTGGCAATCCCTGCTTGGCGAATAG